GGTGGCGGAAGATCTGGCTGCGCAGGTCGAACATCACCTTCTGCCCCGCCCACTGCATGAGATAGATTTGGCCGAACTCGAACAGGAAGCCCGCAGCCAGCGCGCCCAGATACAGCGCGGCGAGCTGCGCTACGCCGACGAGCGGCTCCGGGCTCAGCCACGGGTCAAGCAGCGAGCCGGTGGCGCTCCCCGGCACCAGGTACTTGTCCACGGCGACCTTGGTCAGGTAGGGTCCGATGACGTCAAAGCCGGCCTTGAACACGATGGCCACCAGCGCCACCGCCACCTGCCACTTGTAGGGGCGCAGGTAGGTGATCAGCCGCCGCATCAGGCGGCTGTCATAGGCTTTGCCGAGGACTTCTTCTTCGTGCATGGAGGGCGGCTGCTACAAGCAATTAGAGTAGCGCGGTCGAGGGGTAGATGCGAAATGAATGGAGGCCCTAAGAAACACGCCGCAGCACCAGCGCCGAGTTCTTCGAGCCGAAGGCAATGCAGTTGCACAGCGCGTGTTCGATGGCCGCTTTGCGGCCGGGGTCGGGGACGTAGTCGAGGTCGCATTCGGGATCGGGTACGTCGAGGTTGATGGTTGGCGGAAGCTGGTTGTGGCGCATGGCCACGAGCGTGGCGGCGACGCCGGCAGCGCCACAGGCGCCCTGCGGGTGGCCGATCTGCGATTTCAGCGCCGACATCGGCGTCTGGTGGGCGTTGCAGTTCAACGCCAGCTTGAGCGCGCGAGTCTCGATGCGGTCGTTGAGCTCGGTGGAAGTGCCGTGCAGGTTGACGTACTGGACTTCCTCCGGTCCGATGCCGGCTTCCGTCATGGCAATCTGCATGGCGCGTGCCGGCTCTTCGCCGCATTCTTCCAGGCGCACGCGGTGAAAAGCCTCGCAGGTGGAGCCGTAGCCGGCCACCTCCGCGTGGATGCGGGCGCCGCGGGCACGAGCGTGTTCCAGATCCTCGAGCACGAACATCCAGGCGCCTTCGGCCAGCACGAAACCGTCGCGGTCGGCGGAGAACGGGCGCGAGCCGCGCTGCGGCTGGTGATTCCACGAAGTCGTGAGGATC
The nucleotide sequence above comes from Terriglobales bacterium. Encoded proteins:
- a CDS encoding beta-ketoacyl-[acyl-carrier-protein] synthase family protein — encoded protein: AYRQIQAGVLPMFLVGGADAPLAYGIMKGFTLMKILTTSWNHQPQRGSRPFSADRDGFVLAEGAWMFVLEDLEHARARGARIHAEVAGYGSTCEAFHRVRLEECGEEPARAMQIAMTEAGIGPEEVQYVNLHGTSTELNDRIETRALKLALNCNAHQTPMSALKSQIGHPQGACGAAGVAATLVAMRHNQLPPTINLDVPDPECDLDYVPDPGRKAAIEHALCNCIAFGSKNSALVLRRVS